ccacctacacagccaatgccacaactggtgccactccacctacacagccaatgccacaactggtgccactccacctacaaccactgccacaactggtgccactccacctacacagccaatgccacaactggtgccactccacctacaactactgtcccatctggtgccactccacctacacagccaatgccacaactggtgccactccacctacaactactgtcccatctggtgccactccacctacaactactgtcccatctggtgccactccacctacacagccaatgccacaactggtgccactccacctacaactactgtcccatctggtgccactccacctacacagccaatgccacaactggtgccactccacctacacagccaatgccacaactggtgccactccacctacacagccaatgccacaactggtgccactccacctacaactactgtcccatctggtgccactccacctacacagccaatgccacaactggtgccactccacctacacagccaatgccacaactggtgccactccacctacacagccaatgccacaactggtgccactccacctacacagccaatgccacaactggtgccactccacctacacagccaatgccacaactggtgccactccacctacaactactgtcccatctggtgccactccacctacacagccaatgccacaactggtgccactccacctacacagccaatgccacaactggtgccactccacctacacagccaatgccacaactggtgccactccacctacaactactgtcccatctggtgccactccacctacacagccaatgccacaactggtgccactccacctacaactactgtcccatctggtgccactccacctacacagccaatgccacaactggtgccactccacctacacagccaatgccacaactggtgccactccacctacacagccaatgccacaactggtgccactccacctacacagccaatgccacaactggtgccactccacctacacagccaatgccacaactggtgccactccacctacacagccaatgccacaactggtgccactccacctacacagccaatgccacaactggtgccactccacctacacagccaatgccacaactggtgccactccacctacacagccaatgccacaactggtgccactccacctacacagccaatgccacaactggtgccactccacctacacagccaatgccacaactggtgccactccacctacacagccaatgccacaactggtgccactccacctacaactactgtcccatctggtgccactccacctacaactactgtcccatctggtgccactccacctacacagccaatgccacaactggtgccactccacctacacagccaatgccacaactggtgccactccacctacacagccaatgccacaactggtgccactccacctacacagccaatgccacaactggtgccactccacctacaaccactgccacaactggtgccactccacctacacagccaatgccacaactggtgccactccacctacacagccaatgccacaactggtgccactccacctacacagccaatgccacaactggtgccactccacctacacagccaatgccacaactggtgccactccacctacaaccactgccacaactggtgccactccacctacaaccACTGCCCTAACTGGTGCCACTTCACCTACAACCAATGCTacaactggtgccactccacctacacagccaatgccacaactggtgacactccacctacacagccaatgccacaactggtgccCCTTCACCTACAACCAATGCTacaactggtgccactccacctacacagccaatgccacaactggtgccactccacctacaactactgtcccatctggtgccactccacctacaaccactgccacaactggtgccactccaGGCCCTCCATCCTCATCCGCTCCAACAACACCCTGGATCTTGCTGTTACCCTTTCTACGTTACGTACAGTAATCATTGTTTCCTAATCGCTCATAATAAACTCACAAATCAACATCTCGTAACTTTCATTTCACACGATTGTTGATCACAGAGTCCAATAAGATCTGGATATCGTAAAATATTACATATTACTCAAACCGACACTGGGAATCTGAGAAGTCAACAGGTTTCTGCCAGCGAAAGGAAGTTTCAAGAGATCGGGAAGTTTGATCACTGTGAATAGAAGGATCCCAGAGCTACTTCCATCAACATGGGTGACGTCACTAAAAGACGTGACAAAACTAGTTCCTTCAAGcgtatgggagggtggtgacaccAATGTTACTATCCTATATCACTCAGTGATTATAAGGTCTAGTATATTCATCCTCATTATTTCTTATACAAAAATCCTCCTCTGTTTTCGACTCCTTTTGAAAATACTCATTCAATATTCTCATCAACTTTCATAGGCTATTCTATCCTCCCATTTCTGAGAATGAGCATTGATCTTTTATGTTTCATCTGCGTGCGATTGAATTTGGTAAGATGGAAAGAGAATTAAGTATGAGGGGAAAGACGTGAGGGAAAGACAATCGTGAAGGCAAATAAGTCATAGTTCCTCACAGCTGGTTGTAGACTTGAGTCAAGGGCCCTTAGAGTTCACGTCATAACGAACAACACCATTAAGACGTCATACTTAACAACACCATTAAGACGTCATACCTAACAGCACCATTAAGATAACATTATATGCACGAAGCAAAATGTTTCACTGTCGGTTTTAAAGTCAAACAAGAAATAACCTCAAGGACGAGATGGTAAACTCaggaaagtgtttttttttctttttttcttccaggtTCCATCATCTGGATATCGTAAGATCTGCCTCCCTGGAAAGGCCAGGCATTACTACCTGCTaccaggtgtgggaggagggcggtATGATGGGGAGaacctgctcctccccctccagcaaatAAACTAGTCtgatgggtgtgtgggtagggCGTAAGCCAGCCGCCTAGAACCGTGTGAGTCATCAATGGTTTGCACATAATCGAAGGAGTTTAATGCTCGTGAGGAcccgtttttttttatgtatatatcctATTGCATCATCCCTAAAACATCCTGAATTTTCCGATGGTGTTGGCGTTCACTTCGTCATGGCTTGGTTCATTCCGCCTATCCACAGCTCACCTGCTGGAAAAACGCACCCTCACGTCCCTCACTACACATCTCATACCTAAAATTACCCAGTTAGCCTCCCTTTTTTGACTTACGAATCCAGAGAGTGAATTTATATTAATGTTTTCATGGCCTCGTAGGAATTCATATCTCTTTTTGTCTCTTGATTATCTTTCCTTCTTTTAGGGGCGGATTGTGGGCTTTCCCGTTCTCTTCGCTGGTTCATTCCACTTTGGAATGACTCAATCTTTGTTTCATTCCAGTGAACCATTTCAGTTACTGTGTGGCTCAGCCacctggtggttgtagtggtggcaaATGGCCCTAAGTATCAAGGTACCCTATTGGTGACCGTGGTGGATGACCATGACCTTCATGGACCccgtggtagtggcggtggtggttagaggtagtggatgatgatgacccagtCTCCAGATGTCCTTGAGGACGGTGGTTTGAATCCCCGTGACCTtcgtgtgtatggtggtgttggtgtgtctcATCATCCCTCTTATCGACGTTGGGTCTCTGAGTGGCTCGGGGCGATGTGGACGCTGTAGAACACGACATAGGAAGTACCTTCTCCTTCAACACCTGCAGCAGCTGAGAATCGTCCCACGATGGCGAACCCTGGAAAGCAACTCCTGGAAGTGTTCAGCGTCTGGAAGGGACAAGTTCTGGTTAGTGTCACTAGACGCTGTCTTCTCTGGGATGAtgcctgtgtatatatctatcaatGGTATCACTCAGTCTGTTTGCCTGTCAAAAATAGCTACATATGTTTATCtgactacctatctatctacctgaggAGAGacagtgtcagagagagagagagagagagagagagagagagagagagagagagagagagagagagaaatgctcgTGCATGTACATATCCAATGGGACAGAATCATTCCACTGTCTACAATATTATAAAGCAAAACAGAAAGTCACAAAAGATAAGGAATAGTTAATGATATTCTGCAGTGGAATGAATTAATGGAAACTGAAAAACAAAGCAGTAAATATTACTTTCTTATTTCAACTCAAGTAATTAAGTTATCACCTTTCCAAAAACGTACAATACAAATCAATTACTACATATTTACCAACACCACTGAACGATAATGAAAATAACGAAAAAGATAAACGAATATGTGTCCGATAACGGAACACTTCAACTGAATTTAAGATTCTGTGATCGTGTTGTTAGAGGGAATATGACGAATATAAAGTAAGAGGCACAGCTGTAGCATCTGATTGTAAAACTTTAGTGTCATTACTGTGGAAACTGTTAACGTAAAACTTTATAGAAACTGTGGAAACTGTTAACGTAAAACTTTGAAAAGACTGTGGAAACTGTCAATGTAAAACTTTGTCAAAACTGTGGAAACTGTTAACGTAAAACTTTGTCATCATTACTTTGGAAGCTGTCAATTACATGTGATACATTTTGAAGTAAACACAAGTACATCCATCAATGTATGACTGTATGTGATAACTGTAGCGACATTTACATAACATTCTTTATTGTGGAGGAGAATAGGGGCGAACTTCCCTTGAGGAAGAGGGTTTgcgtttcataactggaattcCTTGGGTTTGGAACGAGACTTCCAGCCTTGTGTGGTATGTAGTGAAGGTATGTATGACACTATGTCTGCGCGTCAGAAGCTTGCGTATAGCAATGGTAATCtacagttcttgtgtgtgtgtgtgtgtgtgtgtgtgtgtgtgtgtgtgggtgtataggACGAGACAAACTGCTGTAGTGCGGTTTGGGGTGAGCTTAGGACGAAGGAGAGCCGCTCCCATGAGCGTGAGCGTAGTTTGAGCTTAGCTCACAGCTAGAACGCCTGTGCTGTCAGCTCTCAGCAAAATAAGCAATTCTCCCTTTTTTACTTTACCCTGTAGGACTCCTCAAACCATCGCAGTGCTGTGAGCTGAGACCAGTGTAAGGTATATATAGTGTCCCTTTCTACTATGAGCTGAGACCAGTGTAAGGTATATATAGTGTCCCTTTCTACTATGAGCTGAGACCAGTGTAAGGTATATAGTGTCCCTTTCTGCTATGAGCTGAGACCAGTGTAAGGTATATATAGCGTCCCTTTCTGCTATGAGCTGAGACCAGTGTAAGGTATATAGTGTCCCTTTCTGCTATGAGCTGAGACCAGTGTTAGGTATATAGTGTCCCTTTCTGCCATGAGCTGAGACCAGGTGTTAGGTATATAGTGTCCCTTTTTGCTATGAGCTGAGACCAGTGTAAGGTATATAGTGTCCCTCTCTGCTATGAGCTGAGACCAGGTGTTAGGCATATAGTGTCCCTTTCTGCTACAGTTTACCGTTATTTCTACTACGACCGTGCATGCCTACATAACGTATTTAACGTCATTataacaacaaacgttgcagtgTTGCTGGAGAAAGACAGACGCTTGTTCCTGTTATGTTGAGAAGTGTGCGCTAAGTGGGAgcgccccccccaaccccccacatcacAGCAACAGTGAAAGTGAGTCGTTAAGCCACTCGCTTAAATCTTCACTGGCATCATCGGATCTTTGGGTAAACGATGCACATCGTTTCATTCATCTTCCGCTCATGTTTTatctgagggggaaaaaaaatatccactgGTGTAATTGTGCAATTTGTCTTCATGTCTATCCTTCATGTTCTCAAGGATAAGGGATTTCTGTTAAGTATCTTGGGAAATTTGGAGTTTCCGCAAAATCAGGAAAAGAAGTTGTTATGGCAACTTCACTGCAATGTTCACAAAGTACGACTGCGTAAAAGAACATACGatgtaaacaaaacacaaacCACCACTCCTCATCGTTTGATAGTACTCTTACCATAAGACTTAAAACGCTATTGTTACTATGGCATATATAGATCATACGACTCAGATGTTGAACTTATTCTCCAGCGGTCTTTGGCACCTTCCCCTGTCGCTGGATGGAGTTCCCCCAAATCTCTGGGGTAATCCAGCAATGCTAGTCTAGGGGATATAAAATGATCCCGGGCAACGCTCACACTCAGTTGATAAGCCAGCCAAACTATAGTAAGGTGAGCTGGAgacgcatatacatgtatatacatacatttataaagTCTTTTACTATATAATGCACTCTGAGTGCGTGTATCGTTGCCAGATGCCCTTGGCCTGAAGAAAAGAGTTACCTATTCGGAGTATTAGTTATACGTACGCACTAATGATTGCCTAATAACTAAAGTGTTATTTATTGCTCACATGGGTGAACAtttacgaggaaaaaaaaagtgtttcgaTATACTTTATAGAACTTTCTTACTTTAGACCTTCTGTGtttccaggatgatgatgatgaagagttgtgccgtgttgttggttgtggttgtgatcagCTCCTTGGCGGAGGCTGGTCATCACCGCCCACCTTATGGCAGCAATTATGGAAGACGTCAGTATGGCAGCTATGGTCGACCAACCCGCTACGGCGGACGCATCCCCGTTCGTCCACATGGAGGCAGTGGGTCTctgaacccaccccaccaccacatccatggaGGCAGTGGGTCTGtaaacccaccccaccaccacatccatggaGGCAGTGGGTCTctaaacccaccccaccaccacatccatggaGGCAGTGGGTCTctgaacccaccccaccaccacatccatggaGGTAGCAGTGTTGTCCAGGGTCCCAGTGTGTCCCATCTCCATCTCCCTGGTGGCGTTGTCACAGGCTCCAATGTTCATGATTTTGTTCCGCCTCTGGACGATGTTCTCGGTGGTGCTGTTCATGACTCTACAGGTGTTCACGGTGATGCTCCCGGCTCTGTTGGTCCTATCAACGACGTCCATAGCGATGTCCCCCATGGATCTGACGGTGTTCAAGGCGATGTTGCcctctctgatgatgctcttattGAGCTCCTTGGCTCCGTTGGTGTGCAAGGCGACGTCCATGCTCCTGCTGGTGTTAAGGAAGATGTCCTTGGCTCTACTCTGCCTCACGAGGATCTTTCCGTCCATAGCAGAGGTTCCAGCGTCCAGAAATCAGTCGACGTGAACCCAACTGACTTCAACCTTCGCTCAGTTAGCCCTGCCCAAGCCCGTTAACACCAGACTCATCCTTCGTCATCAATTCCACGACAGGAATCCTGATTCATCTTCCAGGAAGTGCTGGAAGTCCTTACCAAAGATCCAGGTCCTGCTTCATCTGGAACAAAATAttccatccttttttttctattt
The DNA window shown above is from Panulirus ornatus isolate Po-2019 chromosome 25, ASM3632096v1, whole genome shotgun sequence and carries:
- the LOC139757197 gene encoding uncharacterized protein produces the protein MVVLVCLIIPLIDVGSLSGSGRCGRCRTRHRKYLLLQHLQQLRIVPRWRTLESNSWKCSASGRDKFWMMMMKSCAVLLVVVVISSLAEAGHHRPPYGSNYGRRQYGSYGRPTRYGGRIPVRPHGGSGSLNPPHHHIHGGSGSVNPPHHHIHGGSGSLNPPHHHIHGGSGSLNPPHHHIHGGSSVVQGPSVSHLHLPGGVVTGSNVHDFVPPLDDVLGGAVHDSTGVHGDAPGSVGPINDVHSDVPHGSDGVQGDVALSDDALIELLGSVGVQGDVHAPAGVKEDVLGSTLPHEDLSVHSRGSSVQKSVDVNPTDFNLRSVSPAQAR